In Vogesella indigofera, the sequence CCGTTCGAAGTTGCCATGCGTCGCTTCAAGCGCGCGATCGAAAAAACCGGTCTGCTGACCGAACTGCGTGCTCGTGAGTTCTACGAAAAGCCAACTGCAGAACGCAAGCGCAAGAAA encodes:
- the rpsU gene encoding 30S ribosomal protein S21, with the protein product MPNIRVKENEPFEVAMRRFKRAIEKTGLLTELRAREFYEKPTAERKRKKAAAVKRHYKRIRSQMLPPKLY